In Gossypium arboreum isolate Shixiya-1 chromosome 6, ASM2569848v2, whole genome shotgun sequence, the following are encoded in one genomic region:
- the LOC108484576 gene encoding LOW QUALITY PROTEIN: NADH dehydrogenase [ubiquinone] iron-sulfur protein 7, mitochondrial (The sequence of the model RefSeq protein was modified relative to this genomic sequence to represent the inferred CDS: deleted 1 base in 1 codon; substituted 2 bases at 2 genomic stop codons), producing the protein MSLITRATANRLPHLLFAQRALSFSSATPTTYIRPSPPPSTPGPPPGISKTAEYVISKVDDLLNWARRGSIWPMTFGLACCAVEMMHTGASRYDFDRFGVIFRPSPRQSDCMIVAGTLTNKMAPALRKVYDQMPEPRXVISMGSCANGGGYYHYSYSVVRGCDRIVPVDIYVPGCPPTAEALLYGVLQLXKKINRRKDFLHWWSK; encoded by the exons ATGTCCCTAATCACCCGAGCCACCGCCAATcgcctcccccacctcctctttGCACAGCGGGCTCTCTCTTTCTCCTCCGCCACCCCAACCACTTATATTcgcccttctcctcctccttctaCCCCCGGTCCTCCCCCTGGCATCTCCAAGACCGCCGAATACGTGATCTCCAAGGTCGATGACCTCTTGAACTGGGCCCGTCGTGGTTCCATCTGGCCCATGACCTTTGGCCTTGCTTGCTGCGCTGTTGAAATGATGCACACCGGCGCTTCTCGCTATGATTTCGATCGCTTTGGTGTCATTTTCAGGCCTAGCCCTCGCCAATCCGATTGCATGATCGTTGCTGGCACTCTCACTAATAAAATGGCCCCTGCTCTCCGCAA GGTTTACGACCAAATGCCAGAGCCCAGGTAGGTTATTTCTATGGGAAGTTGCGCAAACGGTGGAGGATACTACCACTACTCG TACTCCGTTGTTAGAGGTTGCGACAGAATTGTCCCTGTTGACATCTATGTCCCTGGTTGCCCACCCACTGCCGAGGCATTACTGTACGGAGTTCTTCAATTGTAGAAAAAGATCAACCGCCGCAAGGATTTCCTCCATTGGTGGTCCAAATAA
- the LOC108486387 gene encoding serine/threonine protein phosphatase 2A 55 kDa regulatory subunit B beta isoform-like, producing MNNGGAEAAVAPVGGPQPLEWKFSQVFGERTAGEEIQDVDIISAIEFNRTGDHLATGDRGGRVVLFERTDTLDHVGQRRDLEKMDYPINRHPLFRYKTEFQSHEPEFDYLKSLEIEEKINKIRWCQSAYGALSLLSTNDKTIKFWKVQEKQVKKVCDLNVDSTKAMGNGPIVGSSISTSSKQYMANGGCTSNDFSLPNGGLPSLRLPMVTTLETKLMARCRRIYSHAHDYHINSISNNSDGETFISADDLRINLWNLEISNQSFNIVDVKPANMEDLTEVITSAEFHPIHCNMLAYSSSKGSIRLVDMRQSALCDIHIKLFEEQEAPGSRSFFTDIIASISDIKFAKDGRHILSRDYLTLKLWDINMDSGPVATFQVHEYLRPKLCDLYENDSIFDKFECCLSGDGLRVATGSYSNLFRVFGCSEGSKEATTLEANKNPMRRQGLTASRPSRSLGSPSGVVRRGKGADNSAVDANGNTFDFTTKLLHLAWHPTENSIACAASNSLYMYYA from the exons ATGAACAACGGCGGCGCTGAAGCAGCCGTGGCTCCGGTGGGAGGGCCACAACCACTGGAGTGGAAATTCTCGCAGGTGTTCGGAGAGCGAACTGCCGGAGAGGAAATACAGGATG TTGATATCATCTCCGCTATTGAATTTAATAGAACTGGAGATCACCTTGCTACTGGAGATCGAGGAGGTCGGGTGGTTTTGTTTGAAAGGACAGACACTCTAGAT CATGTTGGGCAACGGAGAGATCTAGAGAAGATGGATTATCCAATTAATAGGCACCCTTTATTTCGCTATAAAACAGAGTTTCAGAGCCATGAACCTGAG TTTGACTACCTCAAGAGCTTGGAAATTGAGgagaaaattaacaaaattaggtGGTGCCAGTCGGCTTATGGTGCTCTTTCTCTTTTGTCGACAAATGACAAAACAATCAAGTTCTGGAAG GTACAAGAGAAGCAGGTCAAAAAAGTATGTGACTTGAATGTGGATTCCACCAAAGCCATGGGAAATGGTCCTATTGTTGGTTCAAGTATATCAACAAGCTCCAAACAATACATGGCAAATGGAGGATGTACAAGCAATGACTTTTCATTGCCAAATGGGGGTTTGCCATCTTTGCGTTTGCCTATG gtAACTACTCTTGAGACAAAACTTATGGCCAGATGTCGAAGAATATATTCTCATGCGCATGACTATCATATTAATTCCATATCCAATAACAG TGATGGTGAAACTTTTATTTCGGCTGACGACCTGCGAATTAATCTCTGGAACCTGGAAATTAGCAACCAAAGTTTTAACATTGTTGATGTGAAACCTGCAAACATGGAGGATTTGACTG AGGTGATAACTTCGGCAGAATTTCATCCTATACACTGTAATATGTTAGCTTACAGTAGTTCAAAGGGTTCAATTCGTCTTGTTGATATGCGACAGTCTGCGTTGTGTGATATCCACATTAAATT GTTTGAGGAACAAGAAGCTCCAGGCTCCAGGTCTTTTTTCACAGATATCATAGCATCAATCTCAGACATCAAGTTTGCCAAGGATGGAAGACACATACTAAGTCGTGACTACTTGACCCTTAAG CTGTGGGACATAAATATGGATTCTGGTCCAGTTGCAACCTTCCAAGTTCATGAATACCTTAGGCCTAAG CTTTGTGATTTGTATGAAAATGATTCCATCTTTGATAAATTTGAGTGTTGTCTAAGTGGAGATGGACTTCGAGTGGCTACTGGTTCCTACAG CAATCTGTTTCGGGTGTTTGGTTGTTCtgaaggtagcaaggaagcaacAACACTGGAAGCCAACAAAAACCCCATGAG AAGACAAGGTCTGACAGCATCAAGACCTTCAAGATCTCTTGGTAGTCCTTCTGGTGTTGTTAGACGAG GGAAAGGAGCAGATAACTCAGCAGTTGATGCAAATGGAAATACTTTTGATTTCACAACAAAGTTGCTACACCTAGCATGGCATCCAACTGAAAACTCCATCGCTTGTGCCGCATCAAACAGTCTATACATGTACTATGCGTGA